From Halobacterium sp. R2-5, the proteins below share one genomic window:
- the ligA gene encoding ATP-dependent DNA ligase LigA — protein sequence MEFGSFAAHAADVEATDADLDVVAKVADLFGEAGDDLDVVARFVQGRVFPAHSETKLAVGPRLCYEALARAASTNVGVEDVEERLAETGDIGEVAADLDLGGQAGLGAFAGGDADDGLTVAAVYEDLTALADAAGDGSQDEKVTLLFGLFNDCSGEEARYLARLVLGEMRIGVGEGAVRDAVAAAFDVPVEATERALQVSNDYGLVAETARDEGVDGLDAMHLEVGRPVQAMLAQAGTVTDALDEWEEAAVETKFDGARVQVHWDGDEVSLYSRNMESVTDALPELVEFVEEHVAAPAILDGEAVAVDDDGSPLPFQEILKRFRRKHDVAEMRDEIRVELNAFDCLHAGGEDLLEAPFRERHERLRAVVGDESAVSELLVTGDADEIADFEEDALEDGHEGIMLKDPDAAYTPGDRGKHWLKRKPDVETLDLVVTGAEWGEGRRASFLGTFLLSARDEETGEFATIGKVATGITDEELADLTELLEPYIRAEDGQEVDLEPAVVFEVGYEEIQTSPTYDSGYALRFPRFVTVREDKTPETADTIERVERLAEQQG from the coding sequence ATGGAGTTCGGCTCGTTCGCCGCGCACGCCGCCGACGTGGAGGCGACGGACGCGGACCTCGACGTCGTCGCGAAGGTCGCGGACCTGTTCGGCGAGGCGGGCGACGACCTCGACGTCGTCGCGCGGTTCGTGCAGGGGCGGGTGTTCCCGGCGCACTCGGAGACGAAACTCGCCGTCGGGCCGCGGCTCTGCTACGAGGCGCTCGCCCGCGCGGCGTCGACGAACGTCGGCGTCGAGGACGTCGAAGAGCGCCTCGCGGAGACGGGCGACATCGGCGAGGTGGCGGCGGACCTCGACCTCGGCGGGCAGGCCGGGCTGGGCGCGTTCGCGGGCGGGGACGCCGACGACGGCCTGACGGTCGCCGCGGTGTACGAGGACCTGACCGCGCTCGCGGACGCGGCTGGCGACGGCAGCCAGGACGAGAAGGTCACGCTGCTGTTCGGGCTGTTCAACGACTGTTCGGGCGAGGAGGCGCGGTACCTCGCGCGGCTCGTGCTCGGGGAGATGCGCATCGGCGTCGGCGAGGGCGCGGTCCGGGACGCCGTCGCGGCGGCGTTCGACGTACCCGTAGAGGCGACGGAGCGCGCGCTCCAGGTGTCGAACGACTACGGACTCGTGGCAGAGACCGCCCGCGACGAGGGCGTGGACGGCCTCGACGCGATGCACCTGGAGGTCGGGCGACCCGTGCAGGCGATGCTCGCGCAGGCGGGCACCGTCACGGACGCCCTCGACGAATGGGAGGAGGCGGCCGTCGAGACGAAGTTCGACGGCGCGCGCGTCCAGGTCCACTGGGACGGCGACGAGGTGTCGCTGTACTCGCGGAACATGGAGTCGGTGACGGACGCGCTCCCCGAACTCGTCGAGTTCGTCGAGGAGCACGTCGCGGCGCCCGCGATTCTGGACGGCGAGGCGGTCGCGGTCGACGACGACGGCAGCCCGCTGCCGTTCCAGGAGATTCTGAAGCGCTTCCGCCGGAAGCACGACGTCGCGGAGATGCGCGACGAGATCCGCGTCGAACTGAACGCGTTCGACTGCCTGCACGCGGGAGGGGAGGACCTCTTGGAGGCGCCGTTCCGGGAGCGCCACGAGCGCCTGCGGGCCGTCGTCGGCGACGAGTCCGCGGTCTCGGAGCTGCTCGTCACGGGCGACGCCGACGAAATCGCCGACTTCGAGGAGGACGCCCTGGAGGACGGCCACGAGGGTATCATGCTGAAGGACCCGGACGCGGCGTACACGCCCGGGGACCGCGGGAAACACTGGCTGAAGCGAAAGCCCGACGTGGAGACCCTCGATTTGGTCGTGACGGGCGCGGAGTGGGGCGAGGGGCGGCGCGCGTCGTTCCTCGGAACCTTTCTGCTGTCCGCCCGCGACGAGGAGACCGGGGAGTTCGCGACCATCGGGAAGGTCGCGACCGGCATCACGGACGAGGAGCTCGCGGACCTCACCGAGCTGCTGGAACCCTACATCCGCGCGGAGGACGGCCAGGAAGTCGACCTCGAACCGGCGGTCGTCTTCGAGGTGGGCTACGAGGAGATTCAGACGTCGCCGACGTACGACTCGGGGTACGCGCTCCGGTTCCCGCGGTTCGTCACCGTCCGCGAGGACAAGACCCCGGAGACCGCGGACACCATCGAGCGCGTCGAGCGCCTCGCCGAGCAGCAGGGCTGA
- the psmB gene encoding archaeal proteasome endopeptidase complex subunit beta, protein MFNSNDGSEFARNQARFGGTQNPYEPEVGSLPDNDRSQADDEYVNKTGTTIVGLTTDDGVVMASDMRASLGGRVVSNKDVQKVEEIQPNAALSMSGSVGGAQSFIRSLRAEANLYEARRGEYMNINALATMASNLLRGGPFFRVVPILGGVDDEGGHVYSLDPSGSSLSDKYTAQGSGMPYALGVLEQDYHEDISFDEAVEVAARAIDSASERDTASGNGIHVTKITRNDVEIIGHKDVEDVL, encoded by the coding sequence ATGTTCAACAGCAACGACGGCTCGGAGTTCGCCCGGAACCAGGCGCGGTTCGGCGGCACCCAGAACCCCTACGAGCCGGAAGTCGGCTCCCTCCCCGACAACGACCGCTCGCAGGCCGACGACGAGTACGTGAACAAGACCGGCACCACCATCGTCGGGCTCACCACCGACGACGGCGTCGTGATGGCCTCCGACATGCGCGCGAGCCTCGGCGGCCGCGTCGTCTCCAACAAGGACGTCCAGAAGGTCGAGGAGATCCAGCCCAACGCCGCGCTCTCGATGTCCGGCTCCGTCGGCGGCGCCCAGAGCTTCATCCGCTCGCTGCGCGCCGAGGCGAACCTCTACGAGGCCCGCCGCGGCGAGTACATGAACATCAACGCGCTCGCGACGATGGCGTCGAACCTCCTCCGCGGCGGCCCGTTCTTCCGCGTCGTCCCGATCCTCGGCGGCGTCGACGACGAGGGCGGCCACGTCTACAGCCTCGACCCGTCCGGTAGCTCCCTCTCGGACAAGTACACCGCGCAGGGCTCCGGCATGCCGTACGCGCTCGGCGTGCTCGAACAGGACTACCACGAGGACATCTCCTTCGACGAGGCCGTCGAGGTCGCCGCGCGCGCCATCGACTCCGCGAGCGAGCGCGACACCGCGTCCGGCAACGGCATCCACGTCACGAAGATCACGCGGAACGACGTCGAGATCATCGGCCACAAGGACGTCGAAGACGTCCTGTAA